One part of the Mustela erminea isolate mMusErm1 chromosome 11, mMusErm1.Pri, whole genome shotgun sequence genome encodes these proteins:
- the LOC116568766 gene encoding LOW QUALITY PROTEIN: uncharacterized protein LOC116568766 (The sequence of the model RefSeq protein was modified relative to this genomic sequence to represent the inferred CDS: inserted 1 base in 1 codon; deleted 3 bases in 2 codons; substituted 4 bases at 4 genomic stop codons), translating to MFTHQPTWDDCQQLLPILFTTEERERIQVGTRKLVPGDDGRPTVNPDLINASFPLTRPNWDYNTAKGRKRLLIYRQTLMAGLRAAARKPTNLAKVYAVLQASDIKKKLQKLEDLEGKQIQDLLRIAQRVYNARDTPEDKQLKRRLQPWRTKPSPTLVTRDSEXRVRGSDPLPKPRVTLQVEGNPVQFLVDTGAQHSVLTGSHGEVSDKFSWVQGATGTKRYPWTTQRTVNLGTGEVTHSFLIIPDSPCPLLGRDLLTKMGVHIYFQPHGPTVTSSQTLPLSILTMRLEDKHLLHQTTPPSQELNIESWFHRFPKAWAETGGMGLARHLPALFIELKPGADPVRVKQYPMPMEAESGITPHIRHLLDSGVLRPYHSPWNTPLLPVRKPNSGDYRPVQDLREVNKRVMDIHPTVPNPYTLLSALGPTRIWYTVLDXKDTFFSFPLAPKSQDLFAFEWTDPERGISGQLTWTRLPQGFKNWPTLFDEALHKDLSEYRKQNPDITLLQYVDDLLIAADSQQACLQGTENLLQALGDLGYWASAKKAQICKSEVMYLGYLLKGGQRWLTDARKNTVLRIPRPATPQQVREFLGTAGYCRLWIPGFTEMAKPLYVAFKXQQTFEWTEEAERAFQQVKKALLSAPALRLPDVSKPFHLYVDEHNGVAKAVLTQHLGLWPRPIAYLSKKLDPVAAGWPPCLRMIAATALMVKDADKLSLGQELXVTTPHAIESVLKQPPDRWMSNARMVHYQGLLLNPTRIVYTSPQALNPASLLPDPDLDAPLHDCIDILAQVHGLREDLQDYPLTDAEVVWFTDGSSFVREGQRYAGAAVTSETEIIWAGALPPGTSAQKAELIALTRALKLGQGLRMTVYTDSXYAFATAHVHGAIYRERGLLTAEGKDIKNKDEVLALLAAIWAPKKLAIVHYSGHQKPSHPVSRGNNFADQTARQVACSKVPTIPIQLPNPGPRELPPHPEYSEKDIAWMSKLPMAQVKDGWWQDMKNNIILPEAMGQEVLERIHQTTHLGSRRLQDLMRQSKLSIRNVVEKRIATGCAACQLQNACPHSSITGSRERGTLPGAYWGIDFTEVKPGKYGYKYLLVFIDTFSGWTEAFPTKHETAQVVAKKLLEDILPSFTTSP from the exons ATGTTCACCCATCAGCCCACCTGGGATGATTGTCAGCAGCTCTTGCCTATCTTATTCACTAccgaagaaagagagagaatccaggtGGGAACAAGGAAGCTGGTTCCCGGAGACGATGGCAGACCAACCGTGAATCCAGACCTCATCAATGCGAGTTTCCCTTTAACTAGGCCCAACTGGGACTACAACACGGCCAAAGGTAGGAAACGGCTACTCATTTATCGCCAGACTCTAATGGCGGGTCTCAGGGCTGCTGCCCGCAAGCCCACCAATTTGGCCAAGGTATATGCAGTTTTGCAAG CatcagacattaaaaagaaactacagaaacTAGAGGACCTAGAGGGCAAACAGATTCAAGATCTACTCCGCATTGCACAACGGGTTTATAATGCCCGAGATACCCCGGAGGATAAGCAACTCaaa cgTAGACTGCAACCATGGAGAACAAAACCCAGCCCCACTCTGGTTACCCGAGATTCAGAATAGAGGGTACGGGGTTCGGAtcccctccccaagcccaggGTAACCCTACAAGTGGAGGGGAATCCTGTACAATTTCTGGTTGACACCGGAGCTCAACATTCAGTGTTGACCGGATCCCATGGAGAAGTTTCAGACAAATTTTCCTGGGTCCAGGGAGCCACTGGGACTAAAAGGTACCCTTGGACAACTCAACGGACTGTTAACTTAGGTACAGGAGAAGTAACTCATTCATTCCTCATCATCCCTGATAGCCCTTGCCCTCTGTTGGGAAGAGACTTACTCACCAAGATGGGAGTGCACATTTATTTTCAACCCCACGGCCCCACGGTAACTAGCTCTCAGACCTTGCCATTATCAATACTCACAATGCGTTTGGAGGACAAACATCTACTCCACCAAACCACCCCCCCTTCCCAGGAACTCAACATTGAGTCCTGGTTTCACCGATTCCCTAAAGCCTGGGCAGAAACAGGAGGCATGGGGCTGGCTAGACATCTGCCGGCCCTCTTCATAGAGCTAAAGCCTGGGGCTGACCCCGTCCGAGTCAAACAGTACCCCATGCCCATGGAAGCCGAATCGGGCATCACCCCACATATTAGACATCTCCTGGACTCAGGTGTGCTACGCCCCTATCACTCGCCCTGGAACACACCTTTGTTACCAGTGCGTAAACCCAATAGTGGGGACTACCGACCTGTACAAGACCTAAGGGAAGTTAATAAACGGGTTATGGACATACACCCTACTGTCCCTAACCCCTATACTCTTCTCAGTGCCCTGGGGCCCACCAGAATATGGTACACAGTTCTTGACTAAAAGGATACTTTTTTTAGCTTTCCCTTGGCCCCCAAGAGCCAGGATCTTTTTGCCTTTGAATGGACAGACCCTGAGAGAGGTATAAGTGGACAGTTGACATGGACTCGCCTCCCACAAGGGTTCAAAAACTGGCCCACCCTGTTTGATGAGGCCCTCCACAAGGATTTAAGTGAATATAGAAAGCAAAACCCTGATATAACACTCTTGCAATATGTAGATGATCTCTTAATAGCTGCAGATTCCCAACAGGCCTGCCTACAAGGAACTGAAAACCTCCTCCAGGCTCTCGGCGACCTGGGGTACTGGGCCTCAGCGAAAAAGGCCCAAATTTGCAAGTCTGAGGTAATGTACCTGGGATACTTATTGAAAGGGGGACAAAGATGGCTCACTGACGCCCGCAAGAACACTGTACTCCGCATTCCCCGACCTGCTACACCACAGCAGGTAAGAGAATTCTTGGGGACGGCAGGGTACTGTCGATTGTGGATACCGGGCTTCACTGAGATGGCCAAACCCCTGTACGTAGCCTTTA CTCAGCAGACCTTTGAGTGGACGGAAGAGGCAGAACGGGCTTTCCAACAGGTGAAAAAGGCCCTCCTTTCAGCCCCGGCGCTAAGACTGCCAGATGTATCCAAACCATTCCACCTATACGTGGATGAACATAATGGGGTGGCTAAGGCGGTGTTGACCCAACATCTAGGCCTCTGGCCTAGACCCATAGCATACCTGTCAAAGAAACTAGACCCAGTAGCAGCAGGATGGCCCCCCTGCCTCCGAATGATAGCAGCCACTGCCTTGATGGTAAAGGACGCTGATAAACTGTCACTGGGTCAAGAATTATGAGTGACCACTCCACACGCCATTGAAAGTGTCCTCAAACAGCCCCCTGACCGATGGATGAGCAACGCTCGCATGGTCCACTACCAGGGACTATTGCTCAATCCTACGAGGATAGTCTATACTTCCCCTCAGGCCCTAAACCCCGCATCACTACTGCCTGACCCAGACCTGGATGCTCCCCTCCATGACTGTATTGACATCTTAGCCCAGGTCCATGGGCTACGGGAAGACCTGCAGGACTATCCCCTAACAGACGCTGAAGTTGTTTGGTTCACTGATGGCAGCAGTTTCGTCCGCGAAGGACAAAGGTATGCAGGGGCCGCAGTCACATCAGAGACGGAAATTATCTGGGCTGGTGCATTGCCTCCGGGCACCTCAGCGCAAAAAGCCGAGCTAATCGCCCTGACACGGGCCCTCAAATTAGGGCAGGGCCTCCGGATGACTGTATATACAGACAGCTGATATGCCTTCGCCACGGCCCACGTCCATGGGGCAATCTATAGGGAGAGGGGCTTACTCACC GCCGAGGGAAAGGACATCAAAAACAAGGACGAAGTTCTGGCCTTACTAGCAGCCATCTGGGCCCCTAAGAAATTGGCCATAGTCCACTATTCTGGACACCAAAAACCAAGCCATCCAGTCTCTAGGGGAAACAATTTTGCTGATCAGACTGCTCGCCAAGTAGCCTGTAGCAAAGTCCCAACGATACCAATACAACTACCCAACCCGGGACCCCGAGAACTGCCACCTCATCCGGAATACTCCGAAAAAGACATCGCATGGATGAGTAAACTCCCAATGGCCCAGGTTAAGGATGGCTGGTGGCAAGATATGAAAAATAACATCATCCTCCCCGAGGCCATGGGACAAGAAGTTCTAGAGCGAATTCACCAAACAACTCATTTAGGTTCCAGACGGCTACAGGACCTTATGCGACAATCCAAACTATCTATCAGAAACGTCGTTGAAAAA AGAATTGCCACTGGATGTGCAGCTTGCCAACTTCAAAACGCCTGCCCACACTCCTCTATAACCGGATCCCGAGAGAGGGGAACCCTGCCGGGAGCCTATTGGGGAATAGACTTTACAGAGGTAAAGCCTGGGAAATATGGCTATAAGTACTTACTGGTGTTTATAGATACCTTTTCAGGATGGACTGAGGCTTTTCCAACCAAGCATGAGACTGCACAGGTGGTGGCAAAGAAACTACTCGAAGATATTCTGCCCAG CTTTACAACGAGTCCATAA